The Verrucomicrobium spinosum DSM 4136 = JCM 18804 DNA segment CACGGCACCCATCGCCCCGCCCGCTGGCACCGGGGTTGTCAAAAGGGTCATGGTGAGCGTCGAAGCTCCCGCGCATCTCGCCCGGCAGTACCGCCGCAAGTACGAGTTCTACAGGATTATGGAGTTCCGTTGATCCGGCCCCTCCCAGGAGCCGCTTCCCGCTCCGCAATCACTCCCTCATCCCCACTGGTATGATTCTTCATCCCCTGCGCCCGCTCCGTGGTTTCACCCTGGTGGAAATCATGGTCGCAGCATCGGTATCCTCAGTACTCCTACTCCTGCTCGTGCAAGTGCTGGGTTCTTCACAGGATCTGTGGGTGAACCTGCGACGCAAGACCGACGCAGCTCAGGAGACCCGGTCCCTGCTCGGCCTTATTCGGTCGGACATCAAAGCCATGTTCACCCGTGGAGACCGCAAGAAAGGCCTGGTTCCGTTCTATATCATTCCCGGCGGCCCGGGCAGCCCTTCTGAGATCTCCTTCCTGGCTGTTCAAGATCAGCTTTCCCAAGATCCCTCCTCCCAGGCGGCCACCACGCCCAAGAGCGATCTTTGCATCATTTCTTACAAGCTCGACACCGCTCACCCGGACCGCCCGCTGGTCCGCACTTTCAGTGACAGCAACGCCACCTACAAAGCGGTGAAGGCGCGCATTGATGGCTTCATCAATGCAGCCGCGCCCACCGTCGAACCTCAGGTGCCCACGACTCCAAGTCTGGCCGACCAGCCTTGGAAAGAGGCCAGCATCCCCTCAGGCACGGGCACCTCCGTACCGGAGGCAGTTTCCGAGAACCTCGGGATGCGCGTCATGGCCTTCGAGGTGGTTCCCATGAGACTGCGCCGGCAGGTTGCCTCACCCACGGGTGCCCCCATGACACCGTTGCAATTGCAGAACATCCTGACGGGGCGAATTGCTGGTGTAGCCACCGATCCCTGGCCCCGGCCCAACCTTTCCCCGGAGCATGCGGGCCAGTTGCCCAAGACGGCTGAATACGACCCCGACTACTCTGCGCCAGATGTCATCGAAGTCCGCCTCGTCGTCGCAGATGCCGCCAAACTGGCCCGCATGACGCCTTCCACCATTGCCACGCTCGGCACCAATGCCCAGCGGGACATCAGCGATGGCAAGCTGGATGGATTTGCCGGTGCTGACCAGGTGCTCACTCCTGCTGAGCTTCAGGGTCTCTCTTTCGCCAATACTTCCGTCGCCATCAACAAACCATGAAGCTGCCATCCCCTGCGTCATCACCGCAGCGCCGAAAGCGAAGCCAGAACGGCTTCACCCTCATCGCCACGATCATGATCCTGGCGCTTCTTGTCGTGATGCTCGTGGGGTCGTTCTCCACCAACACCACCGAACTGGCGGTCTCACGATCACACTTCAACGACTACCGGACCACCCTGGCCGTGGAATCTGCCTTCCGCGCTGCGACCAGGAAGGCGTTTCGGCAAATTGAAAAGTCCGGTGACTTCGTGGTGTTCCGCCGTCAGCAGACCGGCTCGTCCGCCTCCCACCTGCGTCCGGTAGTCTATCTCACAGCCGCTTACGATCCTGCTACCAACCAGTGGCAATATCAGCCGCTGATCAGCGGTGCCAAAACCACGCTGTCCACCTCCGCTCTCGTGCCCAGACCCGGTGGCAACACCCTGGAAACAGCCGTGATGGATACCGGTGAAAAGTTCAGTGACTTTGCCAAGTTCGTCCCTGGCACCGGTGCTGGAGGCTGGTCGGACACGCCACTGGCGCCTCGCTGGGAGTATCTCGACTTTCGCTCTGAAGCGGCAGGCACAGCCCCCCTTTCCGCGAACCCCAATGATCCAAGGGCCAAGGGGCAGGATCTGCGGGTGCGGTACTGCTACTGGGTGGAGGATCTGGCCGGCAAACTCGATGGCGATCTCGTAGGCAACACCAGCGGACCAAACCTTACCCACCTGCGTGGCCAACCAGCGAGGAACGAGGATCAACTTCGCCAGGTGGCCCTCTTCACACTCTTTCCTCCGACACCGGGCATACCGGGGACCACGTTCCCCAATCTGGACAACAGCACCACCTCTACGCAGGACAATGACCTGATCAACAAGCGGCACTATGCGCTGACCAATGAGACCATCAAACAGATCGGCATGAGCTCCACAGCGGCCGAGTTGATGCTCAAGAAGAACATTAACTTCAGCATGCCAGCTGGCGTGGAGCATGAGGTCATTCCAAGAAAGGCAAGCATTGCTTCCTCGATGTGGGGCAAACCCAAACTCGCCATCAACAAACTCATCGAAAGGGCTGAAAGCGACACCTCGGCCACAGGCTCTGGTGAACGCCACGCTGCCATCACCGAACTGGCGGAACACATCAAGAGCTCGCTGCCCAACTTCGCCAGGACCCGAGCCGGAGGCAACGTGATGAACACCGGCCTCAACAGTGCTTATCAAGGTGCGCCCTACGGCAAGCTCATGACGGAGGACGAGTATGTTTACTCCCTCGCTGCGAACATCATCGACTACGCAGACCGGGACCAGACACCCTCTGTGGATCCATCCTGGGTCAGGAGCACGACCACTACCGGCTATGGTCCTGGCGACATCAATGTACCCAAATATCGCGGCATCGATCTCCAGCCTTATTGCGTGGGCTATGCCACCCGGTTCCTAAACTCCGCCTGGGACGACTCCTCCGTCACCATGCAGGTCTCCGTATGGGTAGCCCTGTGGAATCCCACGGACCGTGAAATCGAAGGAGACCTGGAGGTGCGGTTCACAGAAGGCCGTACGGTGGTGAACTGCATGCTCCAGGGCGAGAACATCGCCGGTGGAAGCCGCCCGGCGCTGCCCCATCTCAATCTGCCGGTGAAACACATCAGTCTGGGGCCCAACGAGTGCATCCATGTGCCCTGGTACGATGTTCATACGCTGAGGGCAACTGGACTGGCCAAGAGCCGCATCCAAGACCCCAACTTCCGGATGTGTCCAGACGATGCGGCAGGGATCCAGTCTCTCTTCGACGGCGGATATCAAATCTTCTGGAACGGCAAACTGGCCGACCGTACCCGCAGACCTGACAATATCAACCGCCCCTACAGACAGCCAGGCAGCACGAATGACAAAGCTGGACTGGGCAAATGGTTCTTCGCCAGCTCTGGCATTGGCGACAGTTCGCAACCCGCGGGCGATCCGCGTGGCACGCTCTACACGGCGGGACTGGCATCCAGCGGCGGTGATGCATCTGGCAACCGAGGCTACTACTACCGGGAGGCCAAGTACATCAACAACTGCTTCTGGGGCGGTGGCGCGGTGAAGAGCACCTTCGGAGACAGCTTCAATCCTGCTCAATGGCTGAGCGACCCTGGACATCAGACCCAGCCCAACCAGTTCAATATAGCACCACTGGAAACCGAGACACCGGACATTCACCTACAGAAGCGACCGGTGACAACGCCCCCTCTCCCCGAAAAAGCGCCTTCTCATGTGAAGCACCCAGTAGACGACTATCCAGCGAACTACACGGGCCCTGGATACTACGAGTCGCTTGGTGAGTTGGGGTTTGTCTTCGATCCCAACGCCTGGACCCGTGTCACGGGCGGTGGATCCCCACACTTTCAAGGTGGTGGCAGCACGCTTCGCATCGGCTCTGTAGAACTGACCCCGTTTAACAGTCCCGGAACACGGGCCTCAGATCTTCTGGACATCCTCTGCCTGGATGAAAAGAAGACCTTCAAGGGTCTGGTGAATGTCAACAGCACCTCACCGGAAGTCATCCGCTCTCTTGTCGCAGGAGTCGAAATTCGCAGTGAGCGCGCCATGGTCAACGGAGTGGAAACCTCGACCGACGGCATCGTTCGCAATGGTGGAGTGACCGGTGGCTCGGTGTTCCACCCCTGTAGCAACATCAACACCGGAGCGGGCAGCGTTCTGGCCAAGGGCATTTCCGATCTGGCCGCCGCCAACCCGGGTACCGTGCTCGCCACACCGGGTGATCTCTCCGCGCTCATGGTTGCCAATCCTTCTTCACCCAGCACGCAGATCCCCTATTTCGGAAATGTGAACACGTGGCCGACTGTAGCCACGGCCGACATTCCCAGCCCTCCCACCATGCGGCCGGTGCCAAGTGGCGCAGACCCGGGCCTGGATGATCGCGGTCGGGAGGAGTTCTTCCGTCGCCTCCTGCCGCTGGTCACCTTTCAGAGCCGGACCTTCAGGATGTATCTGGTCACGCAGGTGCTGGACAAGAACAGCAATGTGGTCGGCATGCGCCCCAAAGTCATGGATATTCTCCTAGAACCCATATACGACACCGCTGGCAAAGTCATCGGTCAGGACGTTCAGATCGCCTATGAAAGAAACCTTTGATCTCTTTGCCATGCGCACTCTCATGCTCCTCGTGCTTGCCTGCAGCCTGACGCCACGGGGCTTGCCGGCACAATCGGCCAGTGAACCTGCGCCACCGCCGCCGGTGGCCTATTTCAATGTGGTGAATGTCACCGGTCTGGAGGGTGAGGTGACGGTCCTCACCAACAACAAGCAGGATGAGTCCCGGGCTCTGTCCAAAGGCGGTGAAACCGGAGAATGCGCGGTCACACCCGGTTCAGTCACGGTCAAGGTGTCTCATCCCGCATGCCCTGCGGATGTGGAGCAGAAATTCGTCCTGAAGGTCAACGAGCGGCTCAATCTCCTGGTGCACGCGCTCGTCGTGAAAGGGGAAAACGGGAGAGCCCCGAGCACCAAACTCGCCCTGCTTCCTCTTCAACATCTGCCCTCGCCAGGCAAAACCACGCTCACCCTGCTCAACTGTGACGCCCAATCCCGTCCCCAGTCTCTGGCATTGAATGGTGCGGAGATGACGCTTGAACCTCTCCAGCCCATGCACATGACCGAACTCACCGCCGCAGGCAGTTTTGCCCTCACCTTCAAAGACAGTGAGGTCATGGCTCCCTACGAGCCCCTGACGGAGGACCATGCCTATCTCGTGGTCTATGTTGACCTGGAGAATCCACGGTTGAACGGGGTGGTCATCTCCGATCGGAAACGGGGCACCGTCGATGAAGAGCTGGATCTGAAGAAAAAGGAAGTGGCCCAAAGAATCGCCCGCGAACGCAGGGCTGCGGAATGGGTGCTGAAGGAGCTTGACCGCAAGACCCAAGAAAGGGCTGAGGCCCGGGCCCAGCGGCAGAAGCAACGCGCTCCCGAAAACAGCAGGTGAGCAGGACCACAGCGATCCACCCGACGACCCACCTGATTCAACCTCATGATTCTTTGCGCAGCCCAACTTCGCCTGATCCCGCTGCTGGCGGCATCTGCATTTAGCATCACCTGTGCAACCGCAGCCACCTATGAATATGACGTGGTGGTCTATGGCGGCAGCCCCGCAGGCATTGCGGCGAGCATTCAAGCCGCACGTATGGGGCGGAAGGTGGCACTGATCGAACCCACCCGTCATCTGGGAGGCCAGCTCACGAACGGCGGCTCCGTCATGGAGCCAAAGTACTCCCATCTGGTCGGAGGGATTGCCCGCGAGTTCCATCATCGCATCTGGAACTGGTACGCTGACGAAACCCACTGGACCTTCCAGAAGCACGACTCCTTTGCAGGGTTCGCTCCCGTAACATCTGAACCAGACAACCGTCGGATGTGGACCTGCGAACCCCATGTGGCGGGGCGGGTGCTGGATGACATGCTTCGCGAAGCCCGGGTTCACGTCGTTTTGGGACGCTCCCTGCATCCGCAAGACGGTGTGGCAAAAGAGGAACGACGTCTCACTTCGATTCACCTTGGACGTGACGAGGTGTATGCAGGCAAGTTCTTCCTCGATGCCAGCTACGATGGCCAACTCATGGCACAGGCGGGCGTGACATTCCGCACCGGCAGGGAGGCCAATGTGACTTATGGGGAAACGCTCAACGGTATCCGTCCCGTCGATGCCGACGGAAAATGGGCCAAGTGGAAGATCGACGCCCATGTCATTGAAGGAAATGCCAAAAGTCCGCTCCTCCCTGGCGTCGCCGCCTCCGCCGCTGGCGAAGCAGGCGCCGACTGCCCTGCCCCTCCAACAGCCACGCTGGTGCTTTGTGTGACCAGAGAAGCTGCGAACCGCCTGCCCTGGCCCAAGCCTGCAAAGTACGACATCGCAGAGTACGAACTGCTCCTCCGTGTGGCGGGAAAGCTGGATGCCAAATCACTGTTTACCCTTGAACCTCTCCCCAATGGCAAGGCGAGGTTGACTCCGGGACTGGAGCTGGCTCCTCTATTCAACACTGTCCCGGCAGAACTTTTTTCCTCCGACCTCCAGACCAGACGCAAGATCATGCGCCACCACCGGGACCATATGATGGGCCTGTTCTGGACCCTCGCCAATGACGGGCGCGTTCCTGAACAGGTGCGCAAGCAGTTGCAGGAGATAGGTCTGTGCCGGGATGAATGGCGAGACAGCGGATCCTGGCCCTCCCCATCCAGCATTCCCGGCACGCGCCGACTTGTTGGATCCACGGTGCTGACTGAAAAACATCTCCGCGGTGAGGAATCCACCGAAGACCCAGTGGCTATGAACTTTGGCAGCGTCCAGTTGAGCCCCTCGCTGCCCTACGTCACCAAGGGCGACCGCATCGCGATTGAGGCACCCGCCATGATGGAGCTCCAACCCCAGCCTGTCGGCCTTCAGGTGTTGTTGCCTAAATCCGAAGAGTGCACCAATCTGCTCGTTCCGGTGTGTGTGAGCACCTCCTACGTGGCAGAGGCGGCATTCCGTAATGAAGTGGTCCTCATGGTGCTGGGGCAAAGTGCAGGCACCGCAGCCGCCCTGGCTGTCGAGCACAAGGTGGATGTGATTGATTTGGAATACCCACTGCTCCGGTCGCGACTCCTGGCCGACGGGCAGGTGCTTGAGGACGAACCGCTGCGGCAGGAGGTGCAGCAGAAAGTGACCCGTGAAAAGGCCGCAGCCGACTCCGTCTTGAGCGATCTGGATCGCAAAACCAAGGAAAGAACGAACGCCCGGGCCGAGGCCCAGGAAAAACGCAAACAGCAGGAGGCGCTCCGCTAGATCACCGCTCAATGCCGCTTTGAGAACCCCACAGGTTCTATCCCTAACATCACCTTTTCCTTCTGACAAATTCTTAACCCGGACCGGCTTGCCACTTCTGCCGCTGTATCCAATAGATCGGCCCCCGCCATGCTGAAGCCCACCACCTCCTTCATCCTGCTCCTGTTGTGGTGGCTCTCTTTCGCACTGTCCCATCAGGCAACAGCCCAGGATGCGACGGAACTCACGCCCACGGAGCTCTTCAATGTCGCCCGTACGGCATTTGACTCCGGAGACTGGGCAAAGGCCGAGACCCTTTTTGCCAAATTCATCGACACCTATGGTGCGGTGGCGGAGACCGCTGAGGCAGCCAGGCGGCTGAAGCCCCTGCTGGTGAGCGCCAAGCTCAGGCAGAAGAAGTACGCCGAGACGCTGCCGCTGCTGGAGGAAGTGCTCAAAGATCCGCAACTGGACCCCGGCTCGAGTGATGAGCTCGCCTTCTGGAAAGGCATCTGCCAGTTCCAGGTGCAGGACTTTGATGCAGCCCAGAAGGCTTTTGGCGAATTCTATGGGGAGAAGTTGCCCTATGTCTTGCGGCTCAACGACGCCCAACGCCACGTCCATGCCGGACGCAGGACGGAGTCGGTGCTGCTCTATGGCATGTGCTTTCTCATGAAGGACGACTTCAAAGGGGCCGCCTCGTTCTATGGCCGCCAGATTGCCAGCCTTCGTCAGGTCAACCGCGAGGCCGCCGGGCGCGCCACGGTGTTGAGGCTTCACGCACTGCTGGAGTGCAATGATCGCGCGGAGGCCCTTGTACTGGTGAAAGAGACGGCCGCTCATGTACAGGACATCACCCAGGCCGTGGCCTATCAGGTGTTGTGTCTGCAACTCGGAGCAGGGCTGCTCGAAGACGGCCAGTTCTATGAGTCCATTTACGTGCTGCAGCGCATCGGTTCGCGGGAAAAAATCCTCAGCTCTCAAAAGGCCTCTCAAGCCTTGTTTACCAGCCGGCTGGAGATCGCCCGCAAAACCCCGGGGCAGGAGTATCTGGCCTTTCAGTATGAGTCTCTCATCACCCGCATTCAGCGGGAGCTGGACCAGTTCGAGAAGATGGAGAGCTTCGATGCCGCCTTGAGGCTGAGGGTGGCCACCGGCTACCGCGAGCTCGGCAGATATCGCGAGTGTGCTCTCATACTGGAAGAGATGCTCCACGGCCTGCCTCAAGACGAGGTTGTCAAGAAAGCCTCCTTGAGCCTCGTCCAGTGCTGGATGGAAATCAACCGATGGGACAAGGCCGTCGCAGCGGCAGATGAATGGCTTGAAAAATTCGGCTCGGCAGGTTCTGATCCCGAGGTCCCGGTCGTGATGCATCTCAAGGCCGTCGCCCTTCACGCCGGTCTCAAGGCCAATGATGCAGAGCTGGTCTTCGCCACCGTGCACCAGAAGCACCCCCAACATGCCCTGGCACCGCAGTGCCTGTTCATGGAGGGAATCTGCCTGCTTGAGCAGGATCTCAACCGGGAGGCGCTGGATGCGTTTGCTGAAGTGCCAAAGCGCTTCCCTGCCGCTACCGCGGTGGTGGAGGATGCCTGGTACTGGGGCGGCATGTCACTTTCCCTTGATAAGCAGCATGCTGCTGCCAGATCCCGCATGGAGGACTATTTGAAGCGCTACACGGAGAAAGGGGCTCACGCCGCCGAGGCCCGCTTTCGCATTGCATTCTCTTCATTCGGCCTCTCGGAACATGCCCGTGCCATCAACGAATTGGGCGCTTTCCTCAAGAGGGAACCCGGCACTCTCATGGCCGAGGAGGCAAAGCTGCTGCTGGGGGATGCCCTGGGGGCGGAAGGCCGTATCGATGAGGCGCTCAGGGCCTATGCTGAGGTGAACCCGAAGCTGAATGCCCGCTTCGCGGAAGAGGCAGTGTTCCGCACGGGGAACATCTACAAGCTGGCGGAGAGGTTCGATGAAATGCAAGACCACTTCAGCGTGTTCGTGCGGAACCACCCACGGAGTGCGCGCGTGGCCGAGGCGGTTTACTGGCTTTCCTGGATCCACGACACCACCGGACACAGGGAGGAGGCACGCAAGGCCGCCTGGGACGCCGTGGCGGCCCACGGCAACGACCCTGAAGCCAGGGGGGTGGAGGACGTTCTGGCGGGCATGGCACGGCTCTACCCCGGTGGTGAGGGAAAGACCGAGCTGAAGCAGCGTCTGGACGTGCTGGCAGGCGATGCCCGCGGGCGCAAGCAGGAGGTGCTGGCCATGCGTCTGGAGTGGGCTTCTGCCATGTCAAGACAGAGGGAGGATGCTGACAGTGCCCGGCAACAGCTCGCCGCCATGTCCTCCCGGATCAATCCACGGGTACAAAGCTCCCGCATCGCCGTGGACGTCGCGGACGCGTTGCGGGAGTCCGGCCGGCTGCCCCTGGCATCCGCCCACTACCGCGAGATTCGAAAGTGGCATCCCCGCGCCCTCGAAAAGGACCGCGTCTTCCTGGGCCTGGGGCTGATAGCCGTTCAGGAAAACCTGCCTGAGGAGGCACTGAAGGCTTTTGCACGGTTCGAGAGGGAAACCGCTGGCTCACCGCTTCTGGCGCAACTGGCCTTCACTAAAGGAGGGCTCTACACCGGGCTGCGGCGTTACCCCGAAGCCCAGGGGGAGTTCGAAAGGCTCCTCCAGATGCCCACCGCGCCACGGAAGTTGAAGGCGGAGGCCATTCTCCAGCTGGGTGACCTCCAGGTTTCCCAGAAGCAGGATCTCAAGGCCACCGCCTACTATGAGCGCGTCTATGTGTCATACGGAAAGTACGTGCCCGTCGTCGCCTCAGCCTACCTCAAGCGGGCGGAGGCACTGGAACGGCTTTCAGAGCCGGCCAAGGCCCTGGAAGTGTATCGGGAGCTCGCCCTGCGGGAGGATCTGAAGGGAACGCCCGAGCAGAGCACAGCCATGAAGCGCCTGGACGCGGGTCACCCCGGATGGCGGAACCCGCCTTCTGAGGCAGCCCCACCCCCCACCACTGCTGCAAGCCCATGATCCGCCCTCTTTCCCTCCTTGCGGCCGCCTTCGCGGTATTGACGCCGGTCCTCTATGCACAACCCGCTGCCGGACCGGAGCGGGCAGATGTGATCACGCTCTTCACAGGTGCCAGCGTCCCCTGCCGCATCCTGGAAACAACACCCACCCGGCTCCGCATCGAGTACGCCCCCCCGGGCGGAGTGGGGGTGATGGTGCGGGAGGTGCCCTGGGCGGATGTGAGGTCGGTTGACTTCGCCATGGATGAGGAATTCCGCAATCTGGTTGAAGGAAAGAACCCTGCCCCCCAGATGACCAGGCTGCAGGCCCGGTGGGTGGAGGTGCAGCCGCTCCTGGATCGTCCCAACCATCCCGCCGGGGCGCTGGGGCTGTCCTTTGCCAGAGCGTGTCTGGCCGGCGGACAGCCGCCGCAGTTGAGCCGGGCTCTGGAAGTCTGCGACGCGGTGGCGACCACTGACTGGAACGCGGGGCGCCGGGCCTGGGCGCTGGTGGTAAAGGCAGAGGTGCTCCTTGCCCGCAAGGAACCCGCCCAGGCAGTGAATGACCTGGACCGGCTTCTGAAGGAGAAGAACCTGGAGCCGGCCGTCGCGACGCATGCCTGGCTCTTGCTGGGCCAGACGCAT contains these protein-coding regions:
- a CDS encoding type II secretion system protein, which encodes MKLPSPASSPQRRKRSQNGFTLIATIMILALLVVMLVGSFSTNTTELAVSRSHFNDYRTTLAVESAFRAATRKAFRQIEKSGDFVVFRRQQTGSSASHLRPVVYLTAAYDPATNQWQYQPLISGAKTTLSTSALVPRPGGNTLETAVMDTGEKFSDFAKFVPGTGAGGWSDTPLAPRWEYLDFRSEAAGTAPLSANPNDPRAKGQDLRVRYCYWVEDLAGKLDGDLVGNTSGPNLTHLRGQPARNEDQLRQVALFTLFPPTPGIPGTTFPNLDNSTTSTQDNDLINKRHYALTNETIKQIGMSSTAAELMLKKNINFSMPAGVEHEVIPRKASIASSMWGKPKLAINKLIERAESDTSATGSGERHAAITELAEHIKSSLPNFARTRAGGNVMNTGLNSAYQGAPYGKLMTEDEYVYSLAANIIDYADRDQTPSVDPSWVRSTTTTGYGPGDINVPKYRGIDLQPYCVGYATRFLNSAWDDSSVTMQVSVWVALWNPTDREIEGDLEVRFTEGRTVVNCMLQGENIAGGSRPALPHLNLPVKHISLGPNECIHVPWYDVHTLRATGLAKSRIQDPNFRMCPDDAAGIQSLFDGGYQIFWNGKLADRTRRPDNINRPYRQPGSTNDKAGLGKWFFASSGIGDSSQPAGDPRGTLYTAGLASSGGDASGNRGYYYREAKYINNCFWGGGAVKSTFGDSFNPAQWLSDPGHQTQPNQFNIAPLETETPDIHLQKRPVTTPPLPEKAPSHVKHPVDDYPANYTGPGYYESLGELGFVFDPNAWTRVTGGGSPHFQGGGSTLRIGSVELTPFNSPGTRASDLLDILCLDEKKTFKGLVNVNSTSPEVIRSLVAGVEIRSERAMVNGVETSTDGIVRNGGVTGGSVFHPCSNINTGAGSVLAKGISDLAAANPGTVLATPGDLSALMVANPSSPSTQIPYFGNVNTWPTVATADIPSPPTMRPVPSGADPGLDDRGREEFFRRLLPLVTFQSRTFRMYLVTQVLDKNSNVVGMRPKVMDILLEPIYDTAGKVIGQDVQIAYERNL
- a CDS encoding prepilin-type N-terminal cleavage/methylation domain-containing protein translates to MILHPLRPLRGFTLVEIMVAASVSSVLLLLLVQVLGSSQDLWVNLRRKTDAAQETRSLLGLIRSDIKAMFTRGDRKKGLVPFYIIPGGPGSPSEISFLAVQDQLSQDPSSQAATTPKSDLCIISYKLDTAHPDRPLVRTFSDSNATYKAVKARIDGFINAAAPTVEPQVPTTPSLADQPWKEASIPSGTGTSVPEAVSENLGMRVMAFEVVPMRLRRQVASPTGAPMTPLQLQNILTGRIAGVATDPWPRPNLSPEHAGQLPKTAEYDPDYSAPDVIEVRLVVADAAKLARMTPSTIATLGTNAQRDISDGKLDGFAGADQVLTPAELQGLSFANTSVAINKP
- a CDS encoding tetratricopeptide repeat protein encodes the protein MLKPTTSFILLLLWWLSFALSHQATAQDATELTPTELFNVARTAFDSGDWAKAETLFAKFIDTYGAVAETAEAARRLKPLLVSAKLRQKKYAETLPLLEEVLKDPQLDPGSSDELAFWKGICQFQVQDFDAAQKAFGEFYGEKLPYVLRLNDAQRHVHAGRRTESVLLYGMCFLMKDDFKGAASFYGRQIASLRQVNREAAGRATVLRLHALLECNDRAEALVLVKETAAHVQDITQAVAYQVLCLQLGAGLLEDGQFYESIYVLQRIGSREKILSSQKASQALFTSRLEIARKTPGQEYLAFQYESLITRIQRELDQFEKMESFDAALRLRVATGYRELGRYRECALILEEMLHGLPQDEVVKKASLSLVQCWMEINRWDKAVAAADEWLEKFGSAGSDPEVPVVMHLKAVALHAGLKANDAELVFATVHQKHPQHALAPQCLFMEGICLLEQDLNREALDAFAEVPKRFPAATAVVEDAWYWGGMSLSLDKQHAAARSRMEDYLKRYTEKGAHAAEARFRIAFSSFGLSEHARAINELGAFLKREPGTLMAEEAKLLLGDALGAEGRIDEALRAYAEVNPKLNARFAEEAVFRTGNIYKLAERFDEMQDHFSVFVRNHPRSARVAEAVYWLSWIHDTTGHREEARKAAWDAVAAHGNDPEARGVEDVLAGMARLYPGGEGKTELKQRLDVLAGDARGRKQEVLAMRLEWASAMSRQREDADSARQQLAAMSSRINPRVQSSRIAVDVADALRESGRLPLASAHYREIRKWHPRALEKDRVFLGLGLIAVQENLPEEALKAFARFERETAGSPLLAQLAFTKGGLYTGLRRYPEAQGEFERLLQMPTAPRKLKAEAILQLGDLQVSQKQDLKATAYYERVYVSYGKYVPVVASAYLKRAEALERLSEPAKALEVYRELALREDLKGTPEQSTAMKRLDAGHPGWRNPPSEAAPPPTTAASP
- a CDS encoding FAD-dependent oxidoreductase codes for the protein MILCAAQLRLIPLLAASAFSITCATAATYEYDVVVYGGSPAGIAASIQAARMGRKVALIEPTRHLGGQLTNGGSVMEPKYSHLVGGIAREFHHRIWNWYADETHWTFQKHDSFAGFAPVTSEPDNRRMWTCEPHVAGRVLDDMLREARVHVVLGRSLHPQDGVAKEERRLTSIHLGRDEVYAGKFFLDASYDGQLMAQAGVTFRTGREANVTYGETLNGIRPVDADGKWAKWKIDAHVIEGNAKSPLLPGVAASAAGEAGADCPAPPTATLVLCVTREAANRLPWPKPAKYDIAEYELLLRVAGKLDAKSLFTLEPLPNGKARLTPGLELAPLFNTVPAELFSSDLQTRRKIMRHHRDHMMGLFWTLANDGRVPEQVRKQLQEIGLCRDEWRDSGSWPSPSSIPGTRRLVGSTVLTEKHLRGEESTEDPVAMNFGSVQLSPSLPYVTKGDRIAIEAPAMMELQPQPVGLQVLLPKSEECTNLLVPVCVSTSYVAEAAFRNEVVLMVLGQSAGTAAALAVEHKVDVIDLEYPLLRSRLLADGQVLEDEPLRQEVQQKVTREKAAADSVLSDLDRKTKERTNARAEAQEKRKQQEALR